A DNA window from Niabella yanshanensis contains the following coding sequences:
- a CDS encoding Gfo/Idh/MocA family protein — translation MKKSLSGSRRSFIRNAAIVGAGVTIVPRNVLGRGFVAPSDKLNIAGIGAGGKGESDLSSFAKSPNVNIVALCDVDDRQAAKSRSNFPKANYYKDFREMLEKEKNNIDACSISTPDHTHAVATLAAMQLGKHVYTQKPLTHDIYEARILTEAAKKYKVVTQMGNQGASGDGVRKAKEIYQAGLIGDVYEVHSWTNRPVWPHGLPKPSGNHPVPAELNWDLWVGPSKKEAYNPAYVPFNWRGWWAYGTGALGDMACHIMDPIYRILPIKHPDSAECSIANQWSDMWKESNYIDSAPMASIIHLNYPRTDKKGNLKVSWYDGGLLPQRPDELGPEEAFGNWDGGCLFIGTKGKLLMDCYGANPRLLPTKLMKEKTMPKETIKRVPEGHYLQWVNACIAGHGKGVTSSPFEYAGPFTESILMGNLAIRSAMMVNPKLKGWEDKYLGRKKLLWDSVNMKVTNFDEANQFVKREYRDGWTLTL, via the coding sequence ATGAAAAAAAGTCTTTCCGGTTCTCGTAGAAGTTTTATCAGGAATGCGGCCATAGTAGGCGCAGGGGTAACCATTGTTCCCCGAAATGTATTGGGGCGCGGTTTCGTGGCTCCCAGTGACAAATTAAACATTGCCGGTATCGGCGCGGGCGGTAAAGGGGAGAGCGATCTGTCCTCTTTTGCCAAAAGCCCTAACGTGAATATCGTTGCGCTCTGCGACGTCGATGATCGCCAGGCTGCAAAATCACGGTCGAATTTCCCCAAGGCCAACTATTACAAAGATTTCCGCGAAATGCTGGAGAAGGAGAAGAACAATATAGATGCCTGCAGCATCAGTACTCCCGATCATACACATGCTGTGGCAACCCTGGCGGCTATGCAGCTCGGAAAACATGTGTATACGCAAAAACCTCTGACGCACGACATTTATGAAGCGCGTATTTTAACGGAAGCCGCTAAAAAATATAAAGTAGTAACCCAAATGGGCAACCAGGGCGCGTCCGGTGACGGTGTTCGTAAAGCAAAAGAAATATATCAGGCAGGGCTTATCGGGGATGTATATGAAGTGCACTCCTGGACCAACAGGCCCGTATGGCCACATGGGTTACCCAAGCCTAGTGGAAATCACCCCGTACCAGCTGAATTGAATTGGGATCTTTGGGTGGGACCGTCAAAGAAAGAAGCATATAATCCGGCTTATGTGCCCTTTAACTGGCGGGGCTGGTGGGCATACGGAACCGGTGCATTAGGCGATATGGCTTGTCATATTATGGATCCTATCTACCGCATTTTACCTATTAAGCATCCTGATTCAGCTGAATGTAGTATTGCCAACCAATGGAGCGATATGTGGAAGGAGTCTAATTATATCGATAGTGCGCCAATGGCATCTATCATACACCTGAACTATCCGCGTACCGATAAAAAAGGTAATTTAAAAGTATCCTGGTACGATGGCGGCCTGTTACCACAACGGCCTGATGAATTAGGACCGGAAGAAGCCTTTGGTAACTGGGATGGCGGTTGCTTATTTATTGGTACAAAAGGTAAGTTACTGATGGATTGTTATGGCGCTAATCCAAGATTATTGCCGACCAAATTAATGAAGGAAAAAACAATGCCGAAGGAAACCATTAAGCGGGTACCGGAGGGGCATTATCTTCAGTGGGTGAATGCTTGTATTGCCGGTCATGGAAAAGGGGTGACCAGCTCACCATTTGAATATGCAGGACCTTTTACTGAAAGTATATTAATGGGTAACCTGGCTATTCGTAGTGCTATGATGGTCAATCCGAAGCTGAAAGGCTGGGAAGACAAATATTTAGGCAGGAAGAAATTATTATGGGATTCTGTAAATATGAAGGTTACCAATTTTGACGAGGCCAACCAGTTTGTAAAAAGAGAATACAGGGACGGCTGGACGCTTACTTTATAA
- the dnaG gene encoding DNA primase has protein sequence MISQQTIQEILSRIDIIDVVGEFVKLKKRGANYLGNCPFHNEKTPSFTVSPSKEIYKCFGCGKSGNTISFVMEHEKYSYVEALKWLANKYGIEVEETFVSQEQKEQYQTADSLFIINSFAEKFFIDQLFKTEEGRDIGLSYFKERGFREGIIEKFKLGYSPESRTAFTDEALSNQYNKELLLKAGLIAERNGNLQDNYRGRVIFPIHNNSGKVIGFGARILKTNEKAPKYINTPENELYVKSKILYGSYFARAAIDKADECLLVEGYTDVVSLHQAGIENVVASGGTSLTIDQLRLVRKYTNNLTIIYDGDSAGVKAALRGLDLALEEGLNVKLVLIPDGEDPDSYVNKVGAAAFVQFVNQHKKDFILFQLELSLKDVGNDPAKKSELVNKIAESISRVNKTEDFTRQQDYIKQSSSILNIDEAGLNALVNKYIRDRISSQERKSAFPGPDKEAVAQAAATNFDDATFDMLFKDQLQEKELARILLEYGNRYWDDNTLIADYVFGEIDELDIEDKDVYNLVHAIKELVQSNPKLFNDKYFIYHEDKQLSSFVISLLNHPYEESKKWIQKAGQNMGYQRTLFKQEYESFLRTVSDGNEDELNRFKLISEDRTKDIVISAIRYLKLKKIKRMLLQNQQDMELDKAYEKFKELHFIHRSLKDMEREITDQLGTVILH, from the coding sequence GTGATTTCGCAGCAGACGATACAGGAAATTCTTTCGCGCATTGACATTATTGATGTGGTGGGCGAGTTTGTAAAACTGAAAAAAAGAGGGGCTAATTATTTGGGTAACTGCCCCTTCCATAATGAGAAAACGCCTTCCTTTACGGTTTCTCCCTCCAAAGAAATTTATAAATGTTTTGGTTGTGGTAAAAGTGGCAATACCATCAGCTTCGTCATGGAGCATGAAAAGTATAGTTATGTAGAAGCTTTAAAATGGCTGGCCAATAAGTATGGCATCGAAGTAGAAGAAACCTTTGTAAGCCAGGAGCAGAAAGAGCAATACCAAACGGCCGACAGCCTTTTTATCATCAACAGCTTTGCAGAAAAATTCTTTATTGATCAGCTTTTTAAAACGGAAGAAGGCCGGGACATTGGGTTAAGCTATTTTAAGGAAAGAGGTTTCAGGGAAGGTATTATTGAAAAATTTAAACTAGGCTATTCGCCCGAGTCGAGAACGGCATTCACCGATGAGGCTTTATCTAATCAATATAATAAGGAGCTGCTGCTTAAAGCCGGGCTGATAGCGGAGCGCAATGGCAACCTCCAGGATAATTACCGCGGAAGGGTCATCTTTCCAATACATAATAATAGTGGCAAAGTTATTGGCTTTGGGGCCAGGATACTGAAAACCAACGAAAAGGCGCCCAAATACATTAATACACCAGAGAATGAACTTTATGTAAAAAGTAAGATCCTTTACGGTTCTTATTTTGCACGCGCAGCCATCGATAAGGCAGATGAATGTTTATTGGTTGAAGGATACACAGATGTTGTATCACTTCACCAGGCAGGTATTGAAAATGTAGTAGCCTCGGGCGGCACATCTCTTACTATTGATCAATTAAGGCTGGTAAGAAAATATACCAATAACCTTACTATCATTTATGACGGGGATAGCGCTGGTGTAAAAGCGGCTTTGCGCGGGCTGGACCTTGCCCTTGAGGAAGGCCTGAATGTAAAGCTGGTATTAATTCCCGATGGGGAAGATCCGGATAGCTACGTCAATAAAGTAGGCGCTGCTGCATTTGTTCAGTTTGTAAATCAGCATAAAAAAGACTTCATTCTTTTCCAGCTGGAACTTTCCCTCAAGGATGTTGGCAACGATCCTGCGAAGAAATCTGAATTGGTTAATAAAATTGCTGAGTCTATATCGCGGGTTAATAAAACAGAAGATTTTACGCGACAGCAGGATTATATTAAGCAATCTTCCTCTATTTTGAATATTGATGAAGCCGGCCTGAATGCTTTAGTTAATAAATATATCAGGGACCGGATCAGTTCGCAGGAACGAAAATCGGCGTTTCCGGGGCCTGATAAAGAAGCTGTAGCCCAGGCAGCAGCCACTAATTTTGATGATGCTACTTTTGACATGCTCTTCAAAGATCAGCTGCAGGAAAAAGAGCTGGCCCGGATCTTATTGGAGTATGGTAACCGGTATTGGGATGACAATACACTGATCGCCGATTATGTTTTTGGAGAGATCGATGAGTTGGATATCGAGGATAAAGACGTTTACAACCTCGTACATGCTATAAAAGAGCTGGTACAAAGCAATCCCAAGCTTTTTAATGATAAATACTTTATTTACCACGAAGACAAGCAGCTCAGCAGTTTTGTCATTTCCCTTTTAAACCATCCTTACGAAGAAAGTAAAAAGTGGATTCAAAAGGCGGGACAAAATATGGGCTACCAGCGAACGCTATTCAAACAGGAGTACGAATCGTTTTTAAGAACCGTTTCTGATGGTAATGAGGACGAACTGAACCGGTTCAAACTCATTTCTGAGGATCGCACCAAGGATATCGTCATTTCAGCAATAAGATACCTGAAGTTAAAAAAGATCAAACGGATGTTATTACAGAACCAACAGGATATGGAACTGGATAAAGCCTATGAAAAATTCAAAGAGCTCCACTTCATCCATCGTTCTTTAAAGGACATGGAACGGGAAATCACCGATCAGCTGGGTACAGTAATATTACATTAA
- a CDS encoding alpha-L-fucosidase, translated as MKRFLLVIALCGIVKFALAQSNYTPSASIIEARRQFQDMKFGLFIHWGVFSIPGDGEWVMNNRKLRIHEYSHLQDFYNPAAYNPKQWVAMAKAAGMKYITFVSRHHDGFSNWDTKQSDWKITNTPYKKDVLKILADECKAQGIKLCLYYSLLDWTREDYPWRTGRTGQHSGRTGKGDYASYLKFMKAQLTELLTDYGEIGTIWFDGHWDQTNPEGHADLSSRLDWKYDEIYSLIHQLQPNCMIGNNHHQTPFAGEDFQMFERDLPGENTSGLSYQKASDALPLETCETMSNSWGFNLGDKNYKSAQTVIRYLVGAAGRNANLLLNIGPMPNGDIQQEFKDTLQAVGNWMSKYGHTIYGTRGNIMPPQKWGVTTGKEKKYYLHLLNTDSVSTIGLPFADKKLSAISLNDGSKVDLKKVQNKWQLTIPEAAKKEKIDYIIEVSVI; from the coding sequence ATGAAGAGATTCCTGTTGGTTATAGCCCTTTGCGGTATTGTAAAATTTGCATTGGCTCAAAGCAATTATACTCCGTCTGCTTCGATCATTGAAGCGCGCAGGCAGTTCCAGGATATGAAGTTTGGGCTCTTTATACACTGGGGGGTATTTAGCATACCGGGAGACGGTGAATGGGTGATGAACAATCGCAAACTTCGCATCCACGAGTACTCACATCTCCAGGACTTTTATAACCCTGCTGCTTATAATCCGAAGCAATGGGTGGCTATGGCTAAAGCGGCGGGCATGAAATACATCACTTTTGTATCCAGGCATCATGATGGATTCAGCAATTGGGATACGAAGCAATCTGACTGGAAAATAACGAATACACCCTATAAAAAAGATGTTTTAAAAATACTGGCCGACGAATGTAAAGCGCAAGGCATCAAGCTTTGCTTATATTATTCTTTACTCGACTGGACAAGGGAAGACTATCCCTGGAGAACAGGGCGCACCGGCCAACACAGCGGTCGTACGGGTAAGGGTGATTATGCGAGCTATTTAAAATTTATGAAAGCCCAGTTAACTGAGCTGCTTACCGACTATGGAGAAATAGGTACGATATGGTTTGACGGCCATTGGGATCAGACCAACCCGGAAGGACATGCAGATCTTTCGTCGCGGTTAGATTGGAAATATGATGAAATATACAGCCTTATTCATCAACTGCAACCGAATTGTATGATTGGAAATAATCATCATCAAACACCTTTTGCCGGTGAAGATTTCCAGATGTTTGAAAGGGATCTGCCTGGTGAAAATACATCTGGATTAAGTTACCAGAAAGCTTCCGACGCGCTGCCTCTGGAAACCTGCGAAACCATGAGTAATTCCTGGGGCTTCAACCTCGGAGATAAAAACTATAAAAGCGCCCAAACAGTGATCCGCTACCTGGTAGGTGCTGCAGGACGTAATGCGAATTTGTTGTTGAATATCGGGCCGATGCCGAACGGAGACATTCAGCAGGAGTTTAAAGATACCTTACAGGCCGTAGGAAACTGGATGAGCAAATATGGACATACTATTTACGGAACCCGGGGCAATATAATGCCTCCTCAAAAATGGGGGGTGACTACGGGAAAAGAAAAAAAATACTATCTGCACCTTTTGAATACGGATAGCGTTAGTACTATCGGCTTGCCCTTTGCTGATAAAAAACTAAGTGCGATTTCTTTAAATGATGGTAGCAAGGTTGACTTGAAAAAAGTACAAAACAAATGGCAGCTTACCATTCCGGAAGCTGCCAAAAAAGAAAAAATTGATTATATTATTGAAGTAAGCGTCATATAA
- a CDS encoding 3-keto-disaccharide hydrolase: MRYVSAAILVIVIIITACSPKATQVKQSNGWISLFNGKDMNDWFVKIHHHEVGDNYGQTFRVEDGILQVRYDKYDGFNERYGHLYYKTPFSRYHLKMEYRFVDGWMKDAPSYTILNSGVMYHSQDPRTMPKEQDWPISVEMQFLAGLPDGKPRPTGNMCSPGTEIVYQGTKYNGHCLNSTSKTYPPGEWVTAELIVLGDSLITHMINGDTVLQYSKPSIGGGVANRYDPKQKVEGKPLVSGYIALQSEGQPIDFRNIQLKNLEN; the protein is encoded by the coding sequence ATGCGTTATGTATCAGCAGCCATCCTGGTTATAGTAATTATAATTACAGCTTGCTCACCCAAAGCTACCCAGGTAAAACAATCCAACGGCTGGATCTCCCTTTTTAACGGTAAAGACATGAATGACTGGTTTGTGAAAATACACCACCATGAAGTGGGCGACAACTACGGGCAGACTTTTAGAGTGGAGGACGGTATTCTTCAGGTAAGGTATGATAAATATGATGGCTTTAATGAAAGGTATGGACACCTGTATTATAAAACCCCTTTTTCCAGGTATCACTTAAAAATGGAATACCGCTTTGTAGATGGCTGGATGAAGGATGCCCCCTCCTACACTATTTTAAACAGTGGCGTGATGTATCACTCGCAGGACCCGCGTACCATGCCCAAAGAGCAGGATTGGCCCATATCGGTAGAAATGCAATTTTTGGCAGGTTTGCCCGACGGAAAACCCAGACCCACGGGTAATATGTGCTCACCCGGAACTGAAATCGTTTACCAGGGAACTAAATACAATGGTCACTGCCTGAACTCTACTTCCAAAACCTACCCGCCCGGCGAATGGGTAACCGCCGAATTAATTGTGCTCGGCGATTCCCTCATTACCCACATGATCAATGGAGATACCGTATTGCAGTATTCAAAACCCAGCATCGGCGGAGGTGTGGCCAACCGGTACGATCCTAAACAAAAGGTTGAAGGTAAGCCGCTGGTTTCGGGCTATATTGCTTTACAAAGCGAAGGGCAACCCATTGACTTTAGAAATATACAGTTAAAGAACCTCGAAAACTAA
- a CDS encoding gluconate 2-dehydrogenase subunit 3 family protein encodes MKRRDSLKYLAASALASAAIATGCSPATKKEEAKATDAAKPGIHRYEDEQLNEEAVNRMPKFFNEHELATLTILGDIIIPKDEVSGSASDAKVTDFIEFTVKDQPALQVPMRGGLRWLDMYCLKKFEKTFKDLTDQQRIEVVDLIAYPQQAKDKKELAPGVAFFSRMRDLTVTGFYTSEIGVKDLGYAGNRPNQWNGVPDEVLKQYGLSYTEKELKECLSFDTPTPLAS; translated from the coding sequence ATGAAACGTCGCGACTCCCTTAAATATTTAGCTGCCTCCGCATTGGCATCTGCAGCTATTGCCACAGGCTGCTCTCCTGCCACCAAAAAAGAAGAAGCGAAAGCTACCGACGCCGCAAAGCCGGGTATACACAGGTATGAAGACGAACAGCTGAATGAAGAGGCTGTAAACCGCATGCCTAAATTTTTTAATGAGCATGAGTTGGCTACCCTTACTATCCTGGGGGACATTATTATTCCGAAAGACGAAGTGAGCGGTAGCGCCAGCGATGCAAAGGTCACTGACTTTATTGAATTTACCGTAAAAGATCAACCGGCGCTGCAGGTTCCTATGCGGGGTGGCTTGCGGTGGCTGGACATGTATTGCCTGAAGAAATTTGAAAAGACTTTTAAAGACTTAACTGATCAACAGCGAATTGAAGTAGTAGATCTTATTGCCTATCCGCAGCAAGCCAAGGACAAAAAAGAGCTGGCGCCTGGTGTAGCTTTCTTTTCCCGGATGCGCGACCTGACCGTTACTGGTTTCTACACCTCAGAGATCGGTGTGAAAGACCTGGGCTATGCAGGCAACCGTCCCAACCAATGGAATGGCGTGCCTGATGAAGTGTTGAAACAATATGGTTTGTCTTATACTGAAAAGGAATTAAAGGAGTGCCTCAGCTTTGACACGCCTACTCCACTGGCTAGCTAA
- a CDS encoding DUF4230 domain-containing protein: MRNRFSSFFIFLLIIIIGFLAYFLGKKSASKTVDNVVMNDVLIKQIAELSALEVQGNASIKSSNIANDGSITDNFKKLFLERTFNISVPYVAKYGINLDNQRINIEEKNKKVFIVLPNPRLLSYELRLDRTNAASKKGLFEGNDEAAYNKLIQKLYTQSKAQLEGNTGYQEQSKEKIRKIIKDYYAPLNFEVEVSFSNELRSKVTDEARQ; the protein is encoded by the coding sequence ATGCGCAATCGGTTTTCGTCTTTTTTTATTTTTTTACTGATTATCATTATCGGCTTCCTGGCATATTTTCTTGGAAAAAAGAGTGCGTCAAAAACCGTAGACAATGTAGTTATGAATGATGTCCTGATCAAACAGATTGCAGAACTTTCTGCACTCGAAGTTCAGGGCAATGCAAGCATTAAGAGCAGCAATATAGCAAATGATGGTAGTATTACCGATAATTTTAAAAAATTGTTTCTCGAACGAACATTTAATATTTCCGTACCTTACGTGGCCAAATACGGAATCAACCTAGATAATCAGCGAATCAACATTGAGGAAAAGAATAAAAAGGTTTTTATTGTATTGCCCAATCCCAGGCTTTTAAGCTATGAGCTGCGACTGGACCGGACGAATGCTGCTTCAAAGAAAGGTTTATTTGAGGGTAATGATGAAGCTGCCTATAACAAGCTGATACAAAAATTATATACACAATCAAAAGCGCAGTTGGAGGGCAATACCGGCTATCAGGAACAGTCAAAAGAGAAAATTCGCAAGATTATCAAGGACTATTATGCTCCTTTGAATTTTGAAGTAGAAGTGAGTTTTAGCAATGAGTTGAGAAGTAAAGTAACAGATGAAGCCAGGCAATAA
- a CDS encoding GMC oxidoreductase encodes MADLQIKKQPKKYDVVIVGSGAGGGMAAYTLANAGLSVCMLEAGPMYNPQKEIYQLKNPWESPRRGRATKYRPFGDLDACYGGWEIEGEPYTRASGTEWEWFRARMLGGRTNHWGRISLRFGPKDFKGYSHDGVGADWPITYDDIKPYYDKVDKLIGIFGSVENIPNEPDGIFLPPPKPRLHELFIKKGAEKANIPVIPSRLSILTKTINEERGACFFCAQCGRNCSMAKADFSSSNVLIYPALKTGKLDVIANAMAREVLTDTEGKATGVSYVNKEDMLEYQVEGRVVILAASACETARLLLNSKSQRHPNGLANSSNVVGKYLQDSNGAAMGGYLPQLFGRKRYNEDGVGGMHVYTPWWGDNKKLDFPRGYHIEYWGGFGQPSYGFGMGMEGMNGKHEVNGKKKEAGGYGASLKEDARYFYGATVGMGGRGEAVAFEHNKCEIDPNVVDKYGIPVLRFDVTQSDYEIKQAKHMKETFKEIMHNMGAVITWGDDGPENNYGLDKPGYIIHEAGTARMGDNAKTSALNKWSQAHDCNNLFCVDGSQFTSQADKNITWTILALSMRASEYIIDEMKKQNL; translated from the coding sequence ATGGCTGATTTACAAATTAAGAAACAACCCAAAAAATATGATGTTGTCATAGTAGGATCCGGAGCCGGAGGCGGTATGGCGGCCTATACCCTGGCTAACGCAGGCTTGAGTGTATGCATGCTGGAAGCGGGTCCCATGTACAACCCTCAGAAAGAGATTTACCAGCTAAAGAACCCCTGGGAGTCGCCACGCCGTGGCCGAGCCACCAAATACCGTCCTTTTGGCGATCTGGATGCCTGTTATGGCGGATGGGAAATAGAAGGCGAGCCCTATACCCGCGCCAGCGGTACCGAATGGGAATGGTTCAGAGCCCGCATGCTGGGTGGCCGAACCAATCACTGGGGCCGCATATCGCTTCGTTTTGGCCCGAAGGATTTTAAAGGTTATAGCCATGATGGCGTTGGGGCTGACTGGCCCATTACATACGATGATATCAAACCTTATTATGATAAGGTGGATAAGCTGATCGGTATATTCGGAAGCGTAGAAAACATACCTAATGAGCCGGATGGCATTTTCCTGCCACCTCCCAAACCCAGGTTGCATGAGCTTTTTATAAAAAAGGGCGCTGAAAAAGCCAATATACCGGTAATTCCTTCAAGGCTCTCTATTCTTACTAAAACGATTAATGAAGAGAGGGGAGCCTGCTTTTTCTGTGCACAATGCGGCAGAAACTGCAGCATGGCCAAAGCCGATTTTTCCTCTTCGAACGTATTAATATATCCCGCATTAAAAACCGGAAAACTGGATGTCATTGCCAATGCGATGGCAAGAGAAGTATTAACTGACACGGAAGGCAAAGCAACTGGAGTATCTTATGTGAATAAGGAAGATATGCTCGAATACCAGGTGGAAGGGCGTGTGGTTATATTAGCTGCCAGCGCCTGCGAAACCGCCCGTTTGCTGTTGAACTCCAAATCGCAAAGGCATCCAAACGGGTTAGCCAACAGCAGTAATGTGGTAGGCAAATACCTGCAGGATAGTAATGGCGCAGCCATGGGCGGTTACCTGCCCCAGTTGTTTGGACGCAAGCGCTATAATGAAGATGGTGTGGGTGGTATGCACGTTTATACTCCCTGGTGGGGCGACAATAAAAAACTGGACTTTCCACGTGGCTATCATATTGAATATTGGGGAGGCTTTGGTCAGCCCTCATACGGATTTGGCATGGGCATGGAAGGTATGAACGGCAAACACGAGGTAAACGGCAAAAAGAAAGAAGCAGGTGGATATGGCGCCTCGCTGAAAGAAGACGCCCGATATTTTTACGGTGCAACCGTGGGTATGGGTGGTCGTGGAGAAGCCGTTGCTTTTGAACATAACAAGTGTGAGATTGATCCTAACGTAGTAGATAAATATGGTATACCGGTACTGCGCTTTGACGTAACGCAAAGCGATTACGAAATCAAACAGGCCAAGCACATGAAGGAAACCTTTAAAGAGATCATGCACAATATGGGCGCTGTAATCACCTGGGGTGACGATGGACCTGAGAATAATTATGGTTTAGACAAACCGGGGTATATTATTCATGAAGCCGGTACGGCGCGTATGGGAGACAATGCTAAAACCTCGGCGCTCAATAAATGGAGCCAGGCACATGATTGTAACAACCTGTTTTGTGTAGACGGCAGCCAGTTCACTTCGCAGGCCGATAAAAATATTACCTGGACTATTCTAGCATTAAGCATGAGAGCCAGCGAGTATATTATTGATGAAATGAAAAAGCAAAACCTATAG
- a CDS encoding sodium-translocating pyrophosphatase: MQHIIYLVPVMAIIGLLYTYVKFKWVARQEAGTPRMKEISNYISVGAMAFLKAEWKILGYFVIVVGILLAVLAQTNPHSHWMISVAFVIGAVLSALAGYIGMRSATLSNVRTAHAARSSLKKALNVSFGGGAVMGVGVAGMAVLGLGGLYILLKAYFAPGAALNSHEMIQTIEVLTGFSLGAESIALFARVGGGIYTKAADVGADLVGKVEAGIPEDDPRNPATIADNVGDNVGDVAGMGADLFGSYVATVLATIVLGQQINITGGTDALGGFSPIILPMLIAGIGILFSIIGTLFVKISETASISTETVQRALNMGNWGSMILTAIASAGLVLWLLPQQMELRGFVFTKYGVLGAIGVGLVVGALMSIITEYYTAMGKRPVNMIIKKSSTGHATNVIGGLAIGMESTFLPIIVLAAGIWGSYECAGLYGVAIAAAAMMATTAMQLAIDAFGPIADNAGGIAEMSELPKEVREKTDVLDAVGNTTAATGKGFAIASAALTALALFAAFVGVAQIDGIDIYKANVLASLFVGAMIPFLFSSLAIRAVGEAAMAMVAEVRRQFHTIPGIMEGTATPEYDKCVEISTEASIKKMIVPGTIAIISPLVIGFMPGLGAEALGGFLAGATVSGVLLGMFQNNSGGAWDNAKKSFEKGVEINGEMYYKKSEPHKASVTGDTVGDPLKDTSGPSMNILIKLMSIVSLVIAPTLAQLENPATAASSSAPPKVKTIREVVNTTDGPKEVTFEVMDTITL, translated from the coding sequence ATGCAACACATCATCTATCTCGTACCAGTGATGGCCATCATTGGCTTATTGTACACGTATGTTAAGTTTAAATGGGTAGCCAGGCAGGAAGCCGGTACTCCAAGAATGAAGGAAATCAGCAATTACATTAGTGTGGGAGCGATGGCCTTTTTAAAAGCCGAATGGAAGATACTGGGCTACTTTGTGATAGTGGTGGGTATTTTATTGGCAGTACTGGCTCAAACCAATCCACATTCGCACTGGATGATATCTGTAGCTTTTGTCATCGGAGCTGTTTTAAGCGCCCTTGCCGGCTATATTGGTATGCGCTCAGCCACACTATCAAATGTACGTACGGCGCATGCTGCAAGAAGCAGTTTAAAAAAGGCGTTGAATGTATCATTTGGCGGTGGCGCCGTAATGGGTGTTGGGGTTGCGGGTATGGCCGTACTAGGCCTGGGCGGATTATACATTTTATTAAAAGCCTATTTTGCACCCGGAGCAGCGCTTAACTCGCATGAGATGATCCAGACCATCGAGGTATTAACCGGTTTTTCGCTGGGCGCTGAGTCGATAGCGCTGTTTGCCCGTGTAGGTGGAGGTATCTATACCAAAGCGGCTGATGTAGGCGCCGATCTGGTGGGAAAAGTAGAAGCAGGAATACCCGAAGATGACCCCCGTAACCCGGCTACTATTGCAGACAATGTAGGTGATAATGTAGGTGATGTGGCGGGCATGGGTGCCGACCTTTTTGGCTCTTATGTGGCTACCGTTCTGGCTACAATTGTGTTAGGACAACAGATAAATATTACAGGTGGCACTGATGCGCTGGGAGGCTTCTCCCCTATTATATTGCCTATGCTGATAGCCGGTATCGGTATTCTCTTTTCCATTATCGGAACCTTGTTTGTGAAGATCAGCGAAACTGCCAGTATCAGCACAGAAACGGTTCAGCGGGCGCTGAATATGGGCAACTGGGGGTCGATGATATTAACCGCTATTGCTTCGGCAGGATTGGTACTATGGCTGCTGCCGCAGCAAATGGAATTACGCGGTTTTGTATTTACCAAATACGGCGTATTAGGCGCCATTGGCGTAGGCCTGGTAGTAGGCGCACTCATGAGTATTATTACAGAGTATTATACAGCCATGGGCAAACGGCCGGTAAATATGATCATCAAAAAATCTTCAACCGGCCATGCAACGAATGTAATCGGCGGTTTAGCGATCGGCATGGAATCCACCTTCCTGCCAATTATCGTTCTGGCAGCCGGCATCTGGGGCTCTTACGAATGCGCAGGCCTGTATGGCGTAGCTATCGCAGCGGCCGCTATGATGGCTACTACCGCTATGCAACTGGCTATTGATGCCTTTGGACCGATAGCAGACAATGCCGGGGGTATTGCAGAAATGAGTGAGCTGCCTAAAGAAGTAAGAGAAAAGACAGATGTTCTGGATGCCGTGGGTAACACAACAGCCGCTACCGGTAAAGGTTTTGCGATTGCCTCGGCTGCTTTAACAGCCCTGGCTTTGTTCGCCGCATTCGTGGGTGTGGCTCAAATTGATGGTATTGATATTTATAAAGCCAATGTATTAGCCAGCCTTTTTGTAGGCGCTATGATCCCATTTCTTTTTTCATCCCTGGCCATCCGGGCAGTGGGTGAAGCAGCCATGGCAATGGTGGCTGAAGTGCGCAGGCAGTTCCATACTATACCAGGCATCATGGAAGGTACGGCTACGCCGGAATATGATAAGTGCGTTGAAATATCTACTGAAGCGTCGATCAAAAAAATGATCGTTCCCGGAACCATCGCTATTATATCCCCGCTGGTAATTGGTTTCATGCCCGGCCTGGGTGCTGAAGCATTAGGCGGATTTTTAGCAGGCGCTACGGTTAGCGGAGTATTGTTGGGCATGTTCCAAAACAACTCAGGTGGCGCCTGGGATAATGCCAAAAAGTCTTTTGAGAAAGGTGTGGAGATCAACGGTGAGATGTACTATAAGAAATCAGAGCCGCATAAGGCATCGGTGACAGGTGATACAGTGGGCGATCCGTTGAAAGACACATCAGGCCCGTCTATGAATATCCTGATTAAATTAATGTCGATCGTTTCTTTGGTGATTGCGCCAACTCTTGCACAGCTGGAGAACCCGGCTACGGCTGCTTCCAGCTCCGCTCCCCCAAAAGTTAAAACAATAAGAGAAGTGGTAAATACAACAGACGGACCTAAAGAGGTTACTTTTGAAGTAATGGATACCATCACACTTTAA